The genomic interval AATTAGCTCAAAATCTGTAGAAAATCGaagttaattgaatattaaagttattagccgatcAGGAGATCAGtaagttgtgtaatcacgttgcttttaatgtcttttaacgaatccagttgcattagTTTGGCAACTGCATGGAAACATGTGTGTTCTCGATGAAAATGGTCACATACTGTGTTCCagaatctttcagcaataggcatatagtgtgtttcataccttgtgtatatatataatacctagtccaaatttttgacgctcttaaatattaagctactttttatatgggtaatatttggagcgtacaaagggtgaaagaccaattatgtggtaggaattttttgttctttgtctatattgttgcgcaaggattttgtgcgcaacattcaagccccgatataagacacttaataacaacggattgcaataatatttacatgccTGTGTAGAtcattcatttctcgataatgttccgtaaaaattatgtaatgacactttgaattttgcacgcctgagcaatttaaatccaaccactattcaatttttcaatatctctcgattcgctcgctgtgtagatataaatcgataacacgacctcgatgtaaagcatctggtttaaagtggaagaataaacagcgtaaaatacagtttgcgttcgtctgttgtggtgcagcgcgttacatagtaaaccgatgttatacttttctggattaatttagcattggtttttttctaaattgacaattaaaaagttctgaaataaattacatcttttatttttatactgtacataaataatattgatacagatcgtacagtataccgtcctttgtaacgtagaatgtaagtacataaaacaacacagacagaggtgcgaaaaagacatgcataaacacttgctgaaacttagaacagtgaatagaaactgcaccatatctgttttgaacatatgcttattaaatcgacaaagattagcatactagatcttaTTAGGTAAAAGTCTGTGTTAAAAgatcatgttaaataaaattacgcgtacacgttacaccgtaatgccttcttctgattggttcatatttaaatcagtttcatgacatggctacaggtcagtgattgttttgcgatttaagcagaagtttaactgaagaatttatgcctttctaacttcgaatcgacgatatttgatgtaaaaatggacttctgaattaaaactgaatgagttggtaatgttattttgcaattttacgcaaattgatgaaaatttaaactttctggtttccaccacaaaaaaggtccttcaacgatgagacgttccaaagaatttagcccatataaccCCTGgagtaagctcggggggggggggacaaatttatgatactgctgcctgggATCATATAgctggtaatgggggtataattataagGTATTAAGAACAAACGCCTAGGAGTGACTTTTGTTGAAATCATTTGAGAATTACAGATTTTCGTACAATACACAAAGTCTCGATTGCCATCGATTGGTAAATTAGTAGTAATTGGTTTCTAACCCGATTTATATCCGAATCGGGCTATCCGAaaataagaaaatgtattatGATACACAATACGATCGTCCGAGTTCCGTTGAAGAGCTTTCGTCAAAAGCAAACTTAAACTATTCGTATCAAATACATTAAGAAAAAACTGCATACCACACAACTCCCATTTAAATAGTTTGCAATCAGTATTTGGAAATCATCTCTTTGTTGGCGTTATTGTTGAAGTGTTCACCATTTTATTGATTGGAagggtttatggacgtttcgtgccactaccagttcgtgccactgatatttgtgttgaaaaggggtagacgtttcgtcccactgataacatataggcggataggtgtgaataatgccgtataggtgtgaatgatattggggtgtatataaatgtagaaaattacGACTATGTtgacatttataattattaataacaaacaaataaaatgatttatcgttagtatactaatatttgtaaatagtgtattatatgcgatgaatataaagcataaagtgttgttattttttatgaatcatgTTTATGtgcttgtaataataaaataaaatggtttattgttagtataaaaacatgtgtgcatagttcattgtgtttaataaatataaaacatgaaatgctattattttctatgcttcaattgaatgtattatatacataaataataatatataacatgaatgaacaataatacaatttaaaataaagttggtCTTTTTCTTTAAAGAGTTAGCTTATGCTTTACCATCGACTTACAAACTTTCAATTAACCGTATGTGTCTACGTaattagcaaacaattaattaccgaCTCCGGCCTTTAATTTACCGACACGGGCCTTTAATGGCCAATTAGTTACCAATTAGTAACTCACCGCTTTAATTATCAAACAAACTGTGTAATTCACTGAAAAAGTAAATAAAGTCAGTTGAACACACAGTATATAATACGTGTGTTGTTCGTAGAATTCACAAAACCAGTAATGGCTTGCGAATATCCATGTGTGTACTGTGCACGGAATGTTGGGGAAGAAGATAAAGCCATCTCACGCGATGATTGCGAAAGATGGCAGCATCTGTCGTGTGAGACTGGTGTCAGTCTTCGACAGTATCGAAAAATGATGAAAGGGAATGTCGTCGTTACGTCGTTATTTCGAAGGTTGACGTCGCATTCATCGGCGACGATTTCCTGGTTGACCTATACTATTTGTATGTTTTTCAGCGGCGTGGCAGGCGCTACGGCATGTCTATCCAAGGGCCACTCTGAAAGGGTGTGTCTTCCATTGGAATCAGCGCGTGTACCGGAAGGTTGTGAACGAGGGCCTCGCCACGGCATATGCGGCAAAGGGCGACAAGTTCCTCTTCTTGAGGAAACTTATGTCCTTGTCGTATTTGCCGTGTGAGCACATCGTTCCCACCTTCGAACAGCTGAAGCTGCAGGCTGAAGAGGTCGGAGGTCCTATACTGAATGTGGTGATGTACATGCAACGGACGTGGATCCGAGGTTCAGTGTGGACACCAGACAATTGGAGCGTGTATCGCCAGACGGAACGAACTAACAACGACgttgaaggtattttttttacatatatagaataataaatcaatatattattttcaattgatagttataatttaaatataccatatataaaaactaatatatcatattttcattggatagttataatttaaatattattatataaaaaccaataaacatcatAGTTCATCATAGTtcacaacatatttattttttgcaggATGGCATCGCAGAATCAACGGTCGAACAGGGCTTCCTTACTTAGGGTTTTACGTGCTAGTCCCCCTGTTGCGCCGTGAGGCAGAAACAGTGGATCTGACAATCCGACTTGTGTCGGAGCACGCCCTCACTCGGGTACACCGGAAAATCTTCAAAGAAGTGCACGGGCGACTCTTCGAGATCTGGGAGAAGTACGATGACATGACAACTACTCAACTGCTGAGAGCGTGCAGCCATTTCATCGGGATAGTATGCTGTAAttatttatgtaatcaatctatgctgtaattatttatgtaatgaatctagatattaaaatgtatgcatgctttattttctgatattgttaatgtcaatttattgcaaatgtttctatatatttaaataatctcTGCCAACACAAGATAATCCCACCAGATTGGGTAGGAtgcaattttttttgtttaaaatgtatgtatctATTCACTTATGATGTTGTTTATGTCAATTTAAtgcaaatgtttgaatatatttatgtaataaatctagatattgttaaaatgtatgtatgcattcacttTTGATAAGGTTAAtgtcaattaattgaaaatgttttaatatatttatgtaatgtattgttaatgtattatatgaagcatttaaattgactcttaaacaatcttgaaataaaatgtaaaaaaatgttattttcccattgaacagatgttgcaatcaaaggtgcgaaagtttcctgttatgatttcacacctatacggtattattcacacctacccgcctatatattatcagtgggacgaaacgtccaatgctctcctacacaaatatcagtggcacgaactggtagtggcacgaaacgtccagcacccaTTGGAAGAATGTTTTCCAGCCGGCTTCATTAGGTTACACAATACTAAATTGGTTGATGTATACAATTTGATAAATGAACAAGATGGCCatgtagatatttttaaaaaagtagtaaaactaaatttaataaaaaatttaatgatgTAAACTGATGAtgaggtcgcggtggtgtagtggatgaggtgtccgcctagcgatcaggagttCGTGGTTTCGCTCCTTACACGGGGAGCATTCTCAAAATCTCCTTCATAGACACcttgtactggttcttcccaggaaacggactcgataatgtccatatctgcctataatactcgaaagggcgcttggcagtatacACAGATCTGGTAGATAGATAAACTACGGTAAGCTATACTAATgtgacaattttataaaatattctacTACAAAAATAAATTGATGAAATTGAGTCAAAGCTTTCATGAAAAAGTTAAGTTAATAACGTTTATTTACGAGTCTTTGGACACATAACGAGCCCTTACAATGCAGCCTTAAGCGCTGCAAGACCTCAAAACCTTTGGCAAACACAAACCAACAAGAAAGCCCAGTCAACGATTCAAACCTGGGGTCTCTAGCTTAAGTGTAAGTGCTCATCCTGTGTAATAACGCTGCCTTAGTGAGACCCTTTCTATTTTAACTGGGAAATCATCCAATACGTTAAAAGAATGACTTCAAAATGGCGATGCTTTAAGAAACCACTTTATACTGCCCACAATTTGGAGCTATTGctcttcttaaaaaaataaatgtatgaaatttatatttataagacaCACAGCACTTTTCAATACAAGTCTGTCCCGAAATATGGGGTTTGCAATAACCAAATCTTTAACAACAACTGaaccaaaacataaaatacatttatttcaataacttaatcacaacataattacatattgaATTAATATATAGACAAAATGTATACACTCTTTCAAATAAATCCAGTAtgcttttcttgtttttttaatatggtTCTAATATGGATGCAATAACACTGTACAGGAATGATAAACTggcaaattttttattttgtgagaAGCGAAGCAGAACAGACAATGAACTTTGGCACTTTACCACAATGATTGTTGGTATTTTTAGTAGTTAAGATATTGCAACATATGTTCGAATAGAAATATAGCTAATTTATTACTCCCAATCTTCCTCATCTCCCCCCGTTCTTTCGGCAACACACTTATGATAGACTTAAAGAGCACCAATAATTTCATGGCTGAACCAGTGTGAACTATTGTCTTATATATACCATGTATATAATCTAATTTTAGAGTTGACACTGTGTGATGCTTTTCTTGGTTTTTTTAATATGGTTCTAATATGGATGCAATAACACTGTACAGGAATGATAAACtggcaaatttttaatttttgtgaGAAGCGAAGCAGAACAGACAATGAACTTTGGCACTTTACAACAATGATTGTTGGTATTTTTAGTAGTGAAGATTTTGCAACATATGTTTGAATAGAAATATAGCTAATTTATTACTCCCAATCTTCCTCATCTCCCCCCGTTCTTTCGGCAACAGTCTCCATTTTTGGCGGGGGTGGAATCATAGAGGAAATCTTATCCATGGCACCGTTGGCCCCTCCTGTGATGCTCTCCCCTTTTTCTCCTCCACTGCCTCCGCTATCCCCTGGCTTCTTTTCTCCAGATATACCCCTTCGTCTCATGGTCAACTTGGAGAATAAATCCGACATCAGATCCCCTCCCCCTTTGCTTACTCCCCCACTGCTAGATCCACCACTGGCATTCTTCTCTTCCTTTCTCTTCTTCTTAGCTTCATCCTTCTTCTCCTTTGCACTCTTGAGACCTGCCTTACCAGCCCCACCAGCCTTCCTGATAGCATCCATAAGGCTGGACCTCCCGCCGTCAGCAACCACCTCAGCAGGGACATCAGCTGACGGGGGTGGTGGGGGGCCTGGTGCAGGCGGGGGTGGTGGTGCCCCACCAGgaggcggtggtggtggcgggCCTGGTGGCGGTGGAGGTGGTGGCGGAGGTGGCCCAGATGGTGGAGGGCCTGAAATCATATATGAgaacaataaaacataatgtgATTTGTAAACTGTAAGAACATCAATTGGAACTGTGTACGGATGTCAGCGAATATTCCGACATTGGGTAAGTATTCAGATAGCGAATTAGTTTCCACGTATTTGtgtaaaaaatatacacaatttttaCACAATAACTCCCATTTATAATCAATGCTAATGTCATGTTGTTCACATATTTGATTAAATGCACACACTCTTTAAGCCAATGCAGGGGGTCTCGAATGATACTCTTTTAATGTCATAAACATGTCTAATTGATATGCAATAAACTGATAAACAACATGTGCTTACACACCCTTATTGCGCTGAAATAATTAAATGGTATTCcttataaaatatgatttttaagtCAGAATACTTCTTTTGATCTTTAAACTTCACCAGTTTAATTGAAAGGGCTGTAAAACTAAACAAATCGAACAATCTCTTACTCTTATCAGTTGGTACTTCTGGATACTTAACTAGCAATTAAAAATTGTTGACTTAAAAGAACAACTTAAAATATtgactttttcaatcattttgcatcaaaatatcactaGCATTTCAAATACTTTTCTTCTCTttcttcttgttttatttttacaatgcAGTTCATGGGTTTACCATACAGTATAACAGAAAAATGACATACctaattgaaattattttgggTTCATTTATTGTTTTCATGTACCCTAACTCAATGATTAATTGTAATAGCAATGTATGCTAAAAGGTTCatttgatgaaactttttttttatacaaaacatgttttatttacaacAGGTTAGAAATCACTAGGTATGAAAGTTATGTTGAATATATGCATAGATATGTGTATACTCACTGTAACCATACCCCTATGTTGCATATTGTTATGTTGCAAAACTCTATTATTTTACCAAACTTTTTCTTGTAGATTACAGTACTTAATTTTGTAAGAATTCAGTGCAAGCGATATTTTAGTTTTTGcagttattataatttataacttGTTAATGACCTAAAAAAAATAGTATCAATTGACATCCCAAGATTATTGACAGCAGCATGTGTGTACAATCAATTTCCTGTAGAGTGCTATTATGGCCCTTTTGTACAAAACTTTTTGGAATTTGTGACAAGattttgtaaattgacaattCTCAAATCTGTTATCCAtctaaaataaaacaagcaaattcgttgaattgatatcccccgccaatatgcttctggacacaaaagtgttaaatttgacactcaaaaaagcattttttcaagatacaaagggccataactccattattacaAGATGGTGTAAAacgccatttggcatgcatcatcctcttatctatatatatactcataccaagtttcaatgaaatccaccaaagcacttccaagatatggctctggacagacggacagaaagacggacggacaatgccaaaacaatatccctctgccgatggcgggggataaaaactgTGAGTgttctttaaaaaacaatattcaccataaaaacaaaaacaattgtcaTTCTCCTTCTTCCCATCAATTGCAGGGCTCCTCTGGAGCATCGACGCAATTTGACTATTCAATGAGTCTTgggcctgggtagaaccagtacttggtgtctttggggcagatcgaaagaacgctcccacattggggatcgaacctgtgacctcccaatcgctgggcggacaccatatccactgaaCCACCGCAATCTCTACATTAAAATTAAGCTTAACAATAACTTTAAACAATGTAGTACATAACAAATCCGTATGAACAGTAGAATACATTTGAACACAACTCATCACAATGAACCGTGAAACACCTTAACATTATGCTGTGGTCAGTACTAACcaggtggaggtggtggtggagCCCCTGTTGGGGCGGATGTAGGCCCCATAGGCAGTGTTCCAGCCTCTGGGACCACTGAGGGGAGCTCAGGGATGCCACTGCCTATCACAGAGGGAGCAATGGAGCTACCTTGCTCCGCACTGTAGGTCACATCATCAGCAACACctaaaaatcattataataaacAGTGAAACCTaagaacataaaatataaagtattaaCAGTGATACATCGTTGAACAAGACACATGCTAATGAACAGTAAAGCACTTAAGAACacaacacaatattattaacAGTAAACACATGAGAACACAAAACATCATCATGAACAGCAAAACACCTAGTGCAAAAAACTTCATTATGAAAAGTGAAACAACTACATATAAGAACACAATACATCATTATGAACACTGCAATACT from Dreissena polymorpha isolate Duluth1 chromosome 1, UMN_Dpol_1.0, whole genome shotgun sequence carries:
- the LOC127874466 gene encoding uncharacterized protein LOC127874466 → MLGKKIKPSHAMIAKDGSICRVRLVSVFDTAWQALRHVYPRATLKGCVFHWNQRVYRKVVNEGLATAYAAKGDKFLFLRKLMSLSYLPCEHIVPTFEQLKLQAEEVGGPILNVVMYMQRTWIRGSVWTPDNWSVYRQTERTNNDVEGWHRRINGRTGLPYLGFYVLVPLLRREAETVDLTIRLVSEHALTRVHRKIFKEVHGRLFEIWEKYDDMTTTQLLRACSHFIGIVCCNYLCNQSML